A single window of Bacteroidota bacterium DNA harbors:
- a CDS encoding acyl-CoA desaturase yields MSTNAIRFNNSNRQFYMTVKKRVDDYFRQNNISKYGNYKMVIKSIAMFAFYLTPYFLLVTNTFSNGYILIGLCIAMGIGMSGIGLSVMHDAVHGSYSQKQGINKLMSLSMAFIGGSSLNWHLQHNNLHHTFTNIEGHDEDIAPLGFLRFSPHAEYRKIHKFQFIYAWFFYGLMTLMWATTKDFNQLSRYNKMGLLKTHNTTYRKEFLRLLMYKFFYWTFTIIIPIIFVNLVWWKVLLGFAIMHFTCGLILALIFQPAHVVEMTEFPTPSEETHQMQDDWASHQMKTTANFAPNARILSWFVGGLNYQVEHHLFPNICHVHYKNIAPIIKETAKEFNLPYHSKKTFLGAVASHAKLLYQLGQQPKMA; encoded by the coding sequence ATGAGTACCAACGCCATTCGATTCAACAACAGCAATCGTCAGTTCTATATGACTGTTAAGAAAAGAGTTGACGATTATTTCCGTCAGAACAACATTTCAAAATACGGTAACTACAAGATGGTCATAAAATCCATCGCTATGTTCGCCTTCTATTTAACTCCTTACTTTCTTCTTGTAACTAATACTTTTAGTAATGGTTATATTTTAATTGGTTTATGTATTGCCATGGGCATCGGCATGAGCGGCATCGGCCTCTCAGTTATGCATGACGCAGTTCACGGAAGCTATTCTCAAAAACAAGGAATTAATAAATTGATGAGCTTAAGCATGGCTTTTATCGGCGGAAGCTCTTTAAACTGGCATCTACAGCACAACAATCTTCACCATACTTTCACTAACATTGAAGGTCATGATGAAGACATTGCTCCACTTGGCTTTCTTCGTTTTTCGCCACATGCCGAGTACAGAAAAATTCACAAGTTCCAGTTTATCTATGCTTGGTTCTTTTATGGTTTAATGACTTTAATGTGGGCAACCACGAAAGATTTCAATCAATTATCCCGCTATAACAAAATGGGGTTATTAAAAACTCATAACACAACTTACAGAAAAGAATTTCTACGTTTATTGATGTATAAGTTTTTTTATTGGACTTTCACCATCATCATTCCTATTATTTTCGTGAATTTGGTTTGGTGGAAAGTTCTTCTTGGCTTCGCAATCATGCACTTTACTTGCGGATTAATTCTTGCCTTAATTTTCCAACCGGCACACGTTGTTGAAATGACCGAATTCCCAACGCCAAGTGAAGAAACACACCAAATGCAAGACGATTGGGCGTCTCACCAAATGAAAACGACTGCTAATTTTGCACCAAATGCAAGAATCTTATCTTGGTTTGTTGGCGGATTAAATTACCAGGTTGAGCATCATTTATTCCCTAATATTTGTCACGTGCACTACAAAAACATCGCGCCAATTATTAAGGAAACTGCTAAAGAGTTTAATTTACCTTATCACAGCAAGAAAACGTTTTTAGGTGCTGTTGCTTCACACGCTAAGCTTTTGTACCAATTAGGTCAACAACCTAAAATGGCTTAA
- a CDS encoding 23S rRNA (pseudouridine(1915)-N(3))-methyltransferase RlmH produces the protein MKVSLLQIDKTTENYLIEGIEIYNKRLKNYAAFEITTINVPKAVRMRPEAEQKREEAKLILKSLKDNDYLILLDEGGKMLNSVDFSKFLDKKALENVKNMVFLIGGPYGFDESIYQRANYKLSLSAMTFSHQMVRLFFTEQLYRAFTISKGEKYHHQ, from the coding sequence ATGAAAGTTTCTCTACTGCAAATTGACAAAACCACCGAAAACTATTTAATTGAGGGTATAGAGATTTATAACAAACGATTAAAAAATTATGCGGCGTTTGAAATAACCACAATAAATGTGCCAAAAGCCGTGAGAATGAGGCCGGAAGCTGAACAAAAACGTGAGGAAGCCAAGCTTATTCTGAAATCATTGAAAGATAACGATTATTTAATTCTCTTAGATGAGGGCGGAAAAATGTTAAATTCGGTTGATTTCAGTAAATTTTTGGACAAAAAAGCCCTTGAAAATGTTAAAAATATGGTTTTCTTAATTGGAGGCCCTTATGGCTTTGATGAGAGTATTTATCAAAGAGCGAATTATAAATTATCCTTATCAGCGATGACTTTCTCTCATCAAATGGTAAGATTATTCTTTACAGAGCAATTATACCGTGCATTTACAATTTCAAAAGGTGAGAAATATCATCACCAATAA
- a CDS encoding DUF4783 domain-containing protein, whose protein sequence is MKLIISIALFVSTFFNAFDVTDDVVAAIKSGKSSELVKFFDEKLSVKILNQEDLLSKSQAEANIKFFFEKHAVKNFIVSHSNSVNANVQFITGTLETSAGKYRVSVLIRRNLISQFRIENENE, encoded by the coding sequence ATGAAACTCATCATATCTATAGCACTTTTTGTTTCTACTTTCTTCAATGCATTTGATGTGACGGATGATGTGGTAGCGGCCATCAAATCGGGTAAGTCTTCCGAATTAGTTAAGTTTTTTGATGAAAAACTTTCAGTGAAAATTTTAAATCAGGAAGACTTATTAAGTAAATCGCAGGCCGAGGCTAATATTAAATTCTTTTTCGAAAAGCATGCAGTAAAAAACTTTATTGTTTCTCACTCTAATTCGGTAAATGCTAATGTTCAATTTATCACCGGTACGCTCGAAACATCAGCCGGAAAATACAGAGTATCTGTTTTAATCCGACGTAATTTAATTTCGCAATTCAGAATCGAGAACGAGAATGAGTAA
- the nadC gene encoding carboxylating nicotinate-nucleotide diphosphorylase: MSNYIQLHSKHFDFKKFVLSCLQEDVGDGDHTSLSTIPSQHKGKMQLLVKEDGILAGVEAALQIFKIIDKTIKVKLLLKDGTRVKKGDVAFFVEGKTQSLLTAERLVLNVMQRMSGIATKTAHLQILCSGTKAKVIDTRKTTPGFRFFEKWAVVIGGGANHRYGLFDMILIKDNHVDFAGGITQAIDAANAYLKSKRKKLKIEVETRTIEDVKKVLKHGGVHRIMLDNYTPAQTKRAVQLINGRVEVESSGGITEKNIAKYAQAGVDFISIGALTHHIKSLDLSLKALK, translated from the coding sequence ATGAGTAATTACATTCAGCTGCACAGTAAGCACTTTGATTTTAAAAAATTTGTATTGTCTTGTCTACAAGAAGATGTAGGTGATGGCGATCATACTTCTCTTTCAACAATTCCCTCTCAGCATAAAGGCAAAATGCAGTTATTGGTGAAGGAAGATGGTATTTTAGCAGGTGTAGAAGCAGCTCTTCAGATTTTTAAAATCATCGATAAGACCATTAAGGTAAAGTTACTTTTGAAAGACGGCACGCGTGTAAAAAAAGGTGATGTCGCTTTCTTTGTAGAGGGTAAAACACAAAGTCTGCTCACGGCTGAACGATTAGTGTTAAATGTGATGCAACGCATGAGTGGTATTGCAACTAAAACAGCACACTTACAAATTCTCTGCAGTGGAACCAAAGCAAAAGTGATTGATACACGTAAAACAACTCCAGGATTTCGTTTTTTTGAAAAGTGGGCCGTTGTTATTGGTGGTGGTGCCAATCATCGTTACGGCTTGTTTGATATGATTTTAATTAAGGATAATCATGTTGATTTTGCAGGTGGAATTACACAAGCAATTGATGCGGCAAATGCTTATCTGAAATCGAAAAGAAAAAAGCTGAAGATAGAAGTTGAAACACGCACCATAGAGGATGTAAAAAAAGTATTGAAACATGGAGGTGTACACCGAATTATGCTCGATAATTATACACCTGCGCAAACTAAAAGAGCCGTTCAGCTCATCAATGGCCGGGTAGAAGTGGAGTCTTCAGGTGGTATTACTGAAAAGAACATTGCTAAATACGCGCAAGCCGGGGTTGATTTTATATCCATAGGAGCCCTTACTCATCATATTAAAAGTTTGGATTTAAGTTTGAAAGCACTTAAATAA
- a CDS encoding M1 family peptidase, whose amino-acid sequence MRLILLALIFPFCLLAQTEYIDYRSVTNPLYWKNRKPHAAYWQQDVHYTIKAEINDSTDIVSGHESLTYWNNSPNDLSFVYFHLYSNAQNKDSYLSDLYKNNGYKLKYSKYREKNLGTVVETISLNGKELKTELDNTILKVYLPKPIPSGESVTFEIDFKTYFDQEVIRNRMKMFNSFGSKHYDLVHWYPRISVFDRKFNWDTDQHMDHEFYGDYGSFYVELTMPNYYIVDGTGTMVNENEMLPDTLRAKLDISNFFNKKWNSPPSKIIAKNGTKKTWKFSSINVHDVAYTADPNYRIGEAIAENGVRCIALVQEPHAAGWRNAAQYMTKIIEVNNYNIGVYHYPKMICADANDGMEYPMITLNGGYDPDYRSLFIHEMTHNWFFGMVGSNETYRAFLDEGFTQFYTADTYQFIDGPLSKRIPPKGKYAQKFTSSVRVIDEQIYNGYYGSVVTRGEEVSLNTHSDDFNGGIRHGGGYSSVYFKTATMLKNLEYVLGRAFFDKAMQHYFNQWKVCHPYPEDFRNSIIQYTGVDLNWFFDQWLETGKTIDYSIGKIKKKKGSVYEITFKRKGSMQMPVDFTIIDKNDSAHHYSIPNTWFQKPTGANTLPRWIGWGPKLKTTYTATVTIKEKIKNIIIDPSYRLADVDMVNNVKRNKIDLKFDSKIYNPPNWKQYDMRVRPALWYNGYDGIKIGAHLNGNYMNVKHVFDLTAWFSTGLGQAPFDSTVSTNSYNQISFLFNYKTSLNRYLKRSNFYLQLKSLDGLDGGTIGLERKNNSDKTRFYAHYKAMLRDLPQDMIYLLNDKEWGYQKFNGAFHLGMEHNYKYKRGVGNILLNFRASAFTKDYDYSAVTLNVVNKNDLGRININTRVFAQMGFGNNIPSESALYVAGANNEELMDNKYTRSMGIFPSDWAGHGNITNHFTAGGGLNLRGYSGYLLAEKGSDGIVRYNYKGTSGAAFNTEIEFGELFRFMNFKFLKNSIKMQPYLFADAGLINTNYTFEPYKFSEIMYDAGVGTTFSIVRWGSLYGIAPLTIRFDMPIFISRLPYQETDYLQFRWMIGINKAF is encoded by the coding sequence ATGAGGTTAATTCTTTTAGCTTTGATATTTCCTTTTTGCTTATTAGCTCAAACTGAATATATCGATTACCGTTCTGTTACCAACCCTCTTTATTGGAAAAACCGTAAACCACATGCCGCCTATTGGCAGCAGGATGTACATTATACAATCAAAGCCGAAATTAATGATAGTACTGATATTGTAAGCGGACATGAATCATTAACCTACTGGAATAACTCTCCTAATGATTTAAGCTTCGTTTATTTTCATTTATATAGTAATGCGCAAAACAAAGATTCTTATTTATCCGATCTGTATAAAAATAACGGGTACAAATTAAAGTATAGCAAATACAGAGAGAAAAATTTGGGAACCGTGGTTGAAACAATTTCCTTAAACGGAAAGGAGTTAAAAACCGAATTGGATAACACCATTTTAAAAGTGTATTTGCCTAAGCCTATTCCTTCCGGCGAATCAGTAACTTTTGAAATTGATTTTAAAACTTATTTTGATCAGGAAGTAATTCGTAACCGAATGAAAATGTTTAACTCGTTTGGAAGTAAACATTATGATTTGGTGCATTGGTACCCTCGTATTTCTGTATTTGATCGTAAGTTTAATTGGGATACAGATCAACACATGGACCATGAGTTTTATGGTGACTATGGTTCGTTTTATGTGGAGTTAACCATGCCGAATTATTACATTGTTGACGGTACCGGAACGATGGTGAATGAGAACGAAATGTTGCCTGACACATTACGCGCTAAACTTGATATCAGTAACTTCTTCAATAAAAAATGGAATTCTCCTCCAAGTAAAATCATTGCAAAAAACGGAACCAAAAAAACCTGGAAATTCAGTTCGATAAATGTTCATGATGTTGCTTACACTGCGGACCCAAATTATAGAATTGGTGAAGCCATTGCTGAAAATGGCGTGCGTTGTATTGCGCTTGTGCAAGAGCCGCATGCCGCAGGTTGGCGAAATGCGGCACAATACATGACTAAAATTATTGAGGTTAATAATTACAATATTGGTGTTTATCATTATCCTAAAATGATTTGTGCGGATGCCAACGATGGGATGGAATATCCAATGATTACCTTAAACGGTGGCTATGATCCGGATTATCGATCACTTTTTATTCACGAAATGACGCACAACTGGTTTTTCGGGATGGTGGGAAGTAACGAAACATACCGGGCTTTTTTAGATGAAGGTTTTACGCAATTTTACACTGCCGATACTTATCAGTTTATTGATGGGCCTTTATCAAAACGTATTCCGCCAAAAGGCAAGTATGCACAAAAATTCACATCATCTGTTCGTGTCATTGATGAACAAATTTACAATGGCTATTATGGCTCAGTGGTTACACGTGGCGAAGAAGTTTCGTTAAATACACATAGTGATGATTTTAATGGAGGTATCCGTCATGGTGGAGGTTACAGCAGTGTTTATTTTAAAACTGCAACCATGCTAAAAAATTTGGAGTATGTTTTGGGGCGCGCCTTTTTTGACAAGGCTATGCAACATTATTTTAATCAATGGAAGGTATGTCATCCGTATCCCGAAGATTTCAGAAACTCTATCATTCAATATACCGGTGTTGATTTAAATTGGTTTTTTGATCAATGGTTAGAAACCGGAAAAACTATTGATTACTCAATTGGAAAAATAAAAAAGAAAAAGGGAAGTGTTTATGAGATTACGTTTAAGCGTAAAGGTTCTATGCAAATGCCGGTTGATTTTACCATTATCGATAAGAATGATTCGGCACATCATTATTCTATTCCTAATACGTGGTTTCAAAAACCTACTGGCGCTAATACCTTGCCGCGTTGGATTGGATGGGGTCCAAAACTAAAAACTACCTACACGGCAACAGTAACAATTAAGGAAAAAATCAAAAATATTATCATTGATCCTAGTTATCGCTTGGCGGATGTGGATATGGTTAACAATGTAAAGCGAAATAAAATTGATTTAAAATTCGATTCAAAAATTTATAATCCTCCAAATTGGAAACAATACGATATGCGCGTTAGACCTGCTTTATGGTATAATGGATATGATGGAATAAAAATTGGTGCGCATCTGAATGGAAATTACATGAATGTTAAACATGTTTTTGATTTAACCGCATGGTTTAGTACAGGATTAGGTCAAGCTCCTTTCGATAGTACGGTAAGTACTAACAGTTACAATCAGATTTCTTTTTTGTTTAATTATAAAACAAGTTTAAATCGATACTTGAAACGTAGTAATTTCTATTTGCAATTGAAATCCTTAGATGGATTAGATGGCGGTACAATTGGACTAGAAAGAAAAAACAATAGTGACAAAACTCGTTTTTATGCTCATTATAAAGCGATGCTGCGAGATCTACCGCAAGACATGATTTATTTACTCAATGATAAAGAGTGGGGGTATCAAAAGTTTAATGGAGCGTTTCATTTGGGTATGGAGCACAACTATAAGTATAAACGTGGCGTAGGAAATATTTTACTTAATTTCCGTGCGTCAGCATTTACCAAGGATTACGATTACTCTGCTGTTACTTTAAATGTTGTAAATAAAAATGATTTAGGAAGAATTAATATCAATACACGTGTTTTTGCGCAAATGGGATTCGGTAATAATATTCCTTCCGAATCAGCCTTGTATGTAGCAGGAGCCAATAATGAGGAATTAATGGATAATAAATACACGCGTTCAATGGGAATTTTTCCATCCGATTGGGCAGGTCATGGAAACATAACGAATCATTTTACTGCCGGCGGTGGCTTGAATTTAAGAGGTTATTCGGGCTATTTGTTGGCAGAGAAGGGTAGCGATGGTATTGTGAGATATAATTATAAAGGAACAAGCGGAGCGGCGTTTAATACAGAGATTGAATTTGGAGAATTATTCCGATTTATGAATTTCAAGTTTTTAAAGAACAGCATCAAAATGCAACCTTATTTATTTGCCGATGCAGGACTCATCAATACAAATTACACATTTGAACCTTACAAGTTTAGTGAGATAATGTATGATGCTGGCGTTGGTACAACATTCAGCATTGTTCGTTGGGGATCACTATATGGCATCGCTCCATTAACGATTCGTTTTGATATGCCGATTTTCATTAGCCGTTTGCCTTATCAAGAAACAGACTATCTTCAATTCCGTTGGATGATAGGAATCAATAAAGCCTTTTAA
- a CDS encoding T9SS type A sorting domain-containing protein: MISKFIKNQLKNALLLGALFVGGNALAQLGLTWSEMGPNDISGRTRSILIDRQDPTNKTVYAAGVSGGIFKSTNSGGTWLPMNDQSTSLIVSTMAQASDGTIFFGTGETFGRGGDGAGSSGFIGTGLYKMNSAGTVTLVKDSSLFGNVNELAIDQSGTIYVAANKGFFFSTDAGANFTQVTESGSLPGMDVKINTLGDVFFSAGSKDIKTSKVFFKPASGSTYTDITPTNITDRGRIEIAVAPSDPNYVYLSIAKQKTVTTTSGNMGGILVSDNKGTTWATITPPTSQVDPMVFGTTGFGDYANTIAVDPANKTMLYLGSESFYGWNQIVGNPLGQGNWTQIAFTSAPLPLAVYVHSKIHDFKFDGVNNVLYVATDAGVYKSVSSNAGFLPFNNGLNISQFNSVTFPIYPRNNPGTPTNVVVPYAGIAGGSIGNSLTYLPGNLNTIQNSNSFGSSDAFQSDFSKLSPKVMFYSGAYGTIFRTSDISLSPFSTFYDIQYRLKGGAGTPGGTGFANENTPMRLWENYKTLDSAIFMNEISSLVFQNTINSKSTFTVGNTRPQASAKYDTVAITTTSLKKTGQSLVATQAFTNTNVSATTFTVPNTRSKATAKYDSVIVKMTSFKLLSPPAAQSFSMTLAYTGSVVTGYRIVGAGANTLTATNNMVFPNSSLNDSIRFTFNNAPNDSSVISIRIRYKYSQNLKLVPTYSGSSITAVNVIGEGNTSSVSNNTVFINSNKVDSVRFSFANNPGDSCNIFVTTKLRYDIGDVIELENTDISGQPFTTTVSLTSPLNSTANATIMPIVKLPLKRSARLAVGTSASGTTESPNVFIVKRPLNFGTNPDWFKVAGKNSRMDGPGGVPSTTISPVIGTTITRLEWANNGNYIYFTTKQNDTTYYVYRVSHLEVLGDSSSADYSGTFSSDIDSASTYSRKALTRTTALGRFKYPVTGIAISNDDKTLMITCGGYKNKSATVYTSNSDITTMNMNNTDASNFTAKNGTGLPLIPAYTGLFEVSDNKVALVGTENGIYSTSDITIASPTWVKENGGNFPNVPVFQLRQQTFPSYQCYNHGVIYAATHGRGLWSTDKYAIPYAIGIEENEVKLSANENLKLYPNPASDATNVLFTAQGDASYKVTVYDISGRILIQETTAKLMGGENTLTLNTSALNSGVYFVTINGSNNFNGTSKLVITR, encoded by the coding sequence ATGATTTCAAAATTTATTAAAAATCAATTGAAAAATGCGCTTCTTTTAGGTGCTTTATTTGTAGGCGGAAATGCTTTGGCGCAATTAGGTTTAACCTGGTCGGAAATGGGTCCAAATGATATTTCGGGAAGAACTCGTTCTATCTTAATCGATCGCCAAGATCCGACAAACAAGACAGTTTACGCTGCGGGTGTTTCAGGTGGAATCTTCAAATCTACGAATAGTGGTGGAACCTGGTTGCCGATGAATGATCAATCAACCTCATTGATTGTTAGCACTATGGCTCAAGCTTCTGACGGAACTATATTTTTTGGGACAGGGGAAACTTTTGGTCGCGGTGGCGATGGTGCTGGCTCTTCCGGATTTATTGGAACCGGATTGTATAAAATGAATTCAGCGGGTACAGTTACATTAGTGAAAGATTCTTCGCTTTTTGGTAATGTAAATGAATTAGCTATCGACCAATCTGGAACAATTTATGTTGCGGCGAATAAAGGATTTTTCTTCTCAACTGACGCAGGGGCAAATTTCACTCAGGTTACCGAATCAGGTTCTTTACCCGGTATGGATGTTAAAATCAACACATTAGGTGATGTGTTTTTCTCTGCAGGTTCAAAAGATATCAAAACTTCTAAAGTGTTTTTTAAACCAGCATCTGGTTCAACATATACCGATATCACACCAACTAATATTACAGATCGTGGCCGGATTGAGATTGCTGTTGCTCCTTCCGACCCTAACTATGTTTACTTAAGTATTGCCAAACAAAAAACAGTAACAACTACCTCAGGCAATATGGGTGGTATCTTAGTATCAGATAATAAAGGAACTACATGGGCAACAATTACGCCTCCAACATCACAAGTTGATCCAATGGTATTTGGAACAACCGGATTTGGAGATTATGCTAACACTATTGCTGTGGATCCGGCTAATAAAACCATGTTGTATTTAGGTAGTGAATCTTTTTATGGCTGGAATCAAATTGTCGGAAATCCTTTAGGACAAGGAAATTGGACTCAAATTGCCTTTACTTCAGCTCCATTACCATTGGCTGTTTATGTTCACTCTAAAATACACGACTTTAAATTTGATGGTGTAAACAATGTATTATATGTAGCTACAGATGCCGGAGTTTATAAATCAGTTTCCAGTAATGCCGGATTTTTACCGTTCAATAATGGTTTAAATATCTCGCAATTCAACTCTGTTACTTTCCCTATTTATCCGCGTAACAACCCGGGAACTCCAACTAACGTAGTTGTACCTTATGCCGGTATTGCGGGTGGTTCAATTGGAAATAGTTTAACATACTTGCCTGGAAATCTTAATACGATACAAAATTCAAATAGTTTTGGATCATCAGACGCTTTCCAATCTGACTTTTCAAAATTATCTCCTAAAGTTATGTTCTATTCAGGCGCTTATGGAACAATCTTCAGAACAAGTGATATCAGTCTCTCTCCTTTTTCTACTTTTTACGACATCCAGTATCGCTTAAAAGGTGGTGCAGGAACTCCGGGCGGAACAGGTTTTGCTAATGAAAACACTCCAATGCGTTTATGGGAAAATTACAAAACGCTCGACTCTGCCATATTCATGAACGAGATTTCGTCTTTGGTTTTCCAAAACACAATTAATTCCAAATCAACTTTTACTGTTGGTAATACTCGCCCTCAAGCAAGTGCTAAATACGATACAGTTGCTATTACAACTACCAGTTTAAAAAAGACCGGTCAATCATTAGTTGCTACACAGGCTTTCACTAATACAAATGTATCTGCTACAACTTTTACGGTACCTAACACTCGCTCTAAAGCAACTGCTAAATATGATTCAGTTATTGTAAAAATGACCAGCTTCAAGTTATTGTCACCTCCTGCTGCTCAGAGTTTCTCAATGACACTAGCCTATACCGGTTCTGTAGTAACAGGATATAGAATTGTAGGCGCGGGTGCAAATACATTAACTGCTACTAATAATATGGTTTTCCCAAACAGCAGTTTAAATGACAGTATTCGATTTACTTTTAACAATGCTCCAAATGATTCATCTGTCATCTCTATTAGAATTCGTTACAAATACTCTCAGAATTTAAAATTAGTTCCTACATATTCGGGTTCATCTATCACAGCTGTTAATGTAATTGGTGAAGGAAATACATCTTCTGTAAGTAATAATACTGTTTTCATAAATAGCAATAAGGTTGACAGTGTGCGTTTTTCTTTCGCTAACAACCCCGGCGATTCTTGTAATATATTTGTAACAACAAAACTTCGTTACGATATTGGTGACGTTATTGAATTAGAAAATACCGACATCAGTGGTCAACCGTTCACAACTACAGTAAGTTTAACCTCACCATTAAACTCTACAGCAAACGCTACCATTATGCCAATCGTGAAATTACCGCTTAAGCGTTCTGCACGTTTAGCTGTAGGAACTAGTGCAAGCGGAACCACCGAAAGTCCTAATGTGTTTATTGTAAAACGTCCGCTAAACTTTGGTACAAATCCTGATTGGTTTAAAGTTGCCGGTAAAAACTCTCGTATGGATGGTCCCGGTGGCGTACCTTCAACTACAATATCTCCTGTTATTGGAACAACAATCACGCGTTTAGAATGGGCTAATAATGGTAATTATATCTATTTCACAACTAAACAAAACGACACTACATATTATGTTTACAGAGTTTCTCACTTAGAAGTTCTTGGAGATTCTTCAAGTGCTGATTATAGCGGTACTTTCTCGTCTGATATTGACTCTGCATCAACCTATAGCCGTAAAGCACTTACAAGAACAACTGCTTTAGGTCGCTTTAAATATCCGGTTACAGGTATAGCGATTTCTAACGATGACAAGACTCTTATGATTACTTGTGGTGGTTATAAAAACAAATCTGCTACGGTTTATACAAGCAATAGCGATATCACTACTATGAATATGAATAACACAGATGCTTCAAACTTTACCGCTAAGAACGGAACCGGTTTACCATTAATTCCTGCGTACACCGGTTTATTTGAAGTAAGTGATAACAAGGTTGCTTTAGTGGGAACTGAGAACGGTATCTATAGTACTTCAGATATTACGATTGCCTCTCCAACTTGGGTAAAAGAGAATGGCGGTAATTTCCCTAACGTTCCTGTGTTCCAATTACGCCAGCAAACTTTCCCTTCTTATCAGTGTTATAACCACGGTGTCATCTATGCTGCAACACACGGTCGTGGTTTATGGTCTACAGATAAATATGCTATTCCTTACGCAATCGGTATAGAAGAAAATGAAGTTAAATTATCTGCAAATGAAAATTTAAAATTATATCCAAATCCTGCTAGCGATGCAACCAACGTGTTATTTACTGCACAAGGCGATGCAAGCTACAAAGTAACTGTATATGACATCAGTGGTCGTATCTTAATTCAAGAAACTACAGCTAAGTTAATGGGTGGAGAAAATACATTAACATTAAATACCTCAGCATTAAACAGCGGCGTTTACTTTGTTACCATTAACGGTAGCAATAATTTTAACGGCACTAGCAAATTAGTGATTACACGCTAA
- a CDS encoding N-acetyltransferase, translating to MEIVKEYFAHPTAVIDDGCKIGKGVKIWHFSHIMPNCVLGDNCNIGQNVVISPDVVLGKNVKVQNNVSIYTGVTCDDDVFLGPSMVFTNVINPRSAVNRKSEYAKTHVGKGASIGANATIVCGHDIGEFAFIGAGTVVTKTVPAYALIVGNPGRQMGWMSEFGHRLEFDKDGFATCKESGQKYKLENNSVKRIS from the coding sequence ATGGAAATTGTTAAAGAATATTTTGCGCATCCAACAGCTGTGATCGATGATGGTTGTAAAATAGGAAAGGGTGTTAAAATTTGGCACTTTTCACATATCATGCCCAATTGTGTTTTAGGAGATAACTGTAACATAGGTCAAAATGTGGTTATTTCTCCCGATGTTGTTCTAGGTAAAAATGTGAAGGTTCAAAATAACGTTTCAATTTACACCGGTGTTACTTGCGACGATGATGTTTTTCTTGGTCCTAGCATGGTTTTTACAAATGTAATTAATCCAAGAAGCGCAGTGAATCGTAAATCTGAATATGCAAAAACGCATGTAGGCAAGGGCGCTTCTATTGGCGCTAATGCAACTATTGTATGCGGACATGATATCGGAGAGTTTGCTTTCATCGGTGCTGGCACAGTAGTTACTAAAACGGTTCCTGCATATGCTCTTATTGTTGGAAATCCAGGACGTCAAATGGGATGGATGAGTGAATTTGGCCATCGTTTGGAATTTGATAAAGATGGTTTTGCAACTTGTAAGGAAAGCGGACAAAAATATAAATTGGAAAATAATTCTGTTAAGCGCATCTCTTAA